The Sebastes umbrosus isolate fSebUmb1 chromosome 4, fSebUmb1.pri, whole genome shotgun sequence genomic sequence ACTTGAATGATACTTGGACACTTCAAAAGGTCACCGATTTGGGTAGTTGCTGTCCACCTGGAGGCATCCTGCAAAAGTCTGGGCTGGATCGGACCAACGGCACCCCTACTGCCGACTGTCCTGAGGGCCTGGAGTGGCCTGGGGGTGACCCGGTGTACAACAGCGGTGCTGGGAAAGCAGAATGGTGCCTGGGGCCCCGAGAGAAAGGCTTAGAGTAGCCGGGCGAggtggctctgtgtgtgtctgaacagcTGGCAGCGCCACACTGGAAGGTACTAAGTCTGTCAGCAAAACTAGCCGGAGGAGGGGGGATGATGGAGTCCTCCACCCAGCTGTCCTCTACTTCATATTCTGGCTCCTGAGGCAAACTGGGGAGAGCGCACAGCGAGGGAGGAGTAGGAGAAGGCGAAGGAGGAATGAACACAGGAGGTGGAGGCACAGGGTAGAGAGCGGGGTCGTAGTCCCTGACAGTGGCGTGTGGGGGAATGCCGTGCATGCTGGGAGTTTCTTCGGGCGTGGAGCCCAGCAGCCTCTCCAGGTGGCGGTCGTCTTCGTCAGCCTCAGAAAGGTTGTCATACTGGGAGGTGTTGGAGGGCCGCCGGTCTCCTGCGTTCACCGGAACGTAGAGAGAGACTGGGAACTTGGTCGGCTTTTGGGGAGGAAGTctgggagagaaggaggaggaggaggaggaggaggatgtgctGGAAACACGGGGAGGAGGGGAAGGCtttgagggaggaggaggttttTTCTGTGTGGGGGCAAGAGACATGGGTGGTTTTGGGCATGGTTTTGGAGTTAGCTTCATTTGAGTGACCAGTGGTGAGGCTGAGCGGGGGGAAGGAGAGCGCCGCTGGGTCTCAGTGTAAAATAAAGGTGGAGGTGGCAGGTCTGGAAGGTCCATGATCTCCTCCTCAGTCTGCACAGCAAGAGCTTCCAAAGGAGGGGGCTCATAGGGTGGAGGCCAATCCACAGGCTCTTCCTTGCTCTCCGGTTTTTCCTCGGTCTGGTTAACTTCTGGAAGCGACTCCTTCACATCTCGGTCCAACCCGTCCTCGGCACAGGGTTTCTCTGCTTTCGGAGGTAACGGAGGTGCTCTGGACGGCCTTAAAGGAGAAGGTGTTCCTTGTGTGTGGACTACAACTGGGTCAGGTGAAGGCAGAGGAGGTGTTCTCGAGTCCTGCGGCTCTGCAGGAGAAGGGGTCTGGTGTAGGGTGATGCTGTCCGTTTGTTGGGCCTCTGTGTCGGGCTGGCTGTGGGGCTGCAGGTTTATTTTGACCTCCAGAGGAGACTCGGGCTGCAGAGGCAGGAGGAGAACTGGTCTCTCTAGACCCAGGGGTGTCTTTGGCAGCTCCTCTGACTTAgctaaaaaaaggaaatggaacatagagaaaaaaatactttaggATGAATCGGACAAAGAGGCGAACGCAGCTTTATACCGAAAAATAAAGGGAATAAAAGACAACCGCACCTGGAGGAGGTTGGTCCAGCTTTTTACTGCGAAGCTCAGACATAGAAGCCTGTAACTGTTCAGCCACCACGTCATCAGGCAGGAAGAAAGAAACAGCCACCTGCTCCTGGAGAAACTCCCTCAGGTCCTCTAACGGAAACTTCTGCAGGCGCTCTGATTGGACGCACAATATACAGACACAAAAAGTTAACTCATAGAATGGGCGATGCTAATCTATATGAGGTTACACGTCAGGTAAACCTCTGTGAAATTAAGTTGTTAAAGACTGCAACACAGGCCTAACTTCAAGACACCAAGTAACTGTGCTGAGGAGATGCTCGTGCAGGCGTCCAATGAAAAGCCAGCTTTCCATTTTTCTCCACAGCAACCGCCCACTTGCATTATGTAAGCCGTCCAGTTAGGAGGCAGCCAAGCGAGAGGCAGCGTGCAATGTAACACTCACTGGTACAGCAACAGCAGCCGAGGCTGTATCCGGGCATGAAACTGGTTTGACTCGTTCAGCGCTGCACGGCACGGGAGATAACGTGATCATCCTCATACTCACTCTTGTGTAACTTGAGGGTTGTATAAGCCATGGCGGTTAGCATCTTCTCCCCTTCCATTATGTAGATGTCCCATAAACGCAGGGTGAGGGTGAAAGGGGTCTGTTATGTAagacacaacagcagcagattaaaaaataatagatGGTGGTTCCAttgtcaaaagtaaaagcatTATACTGTTTATTGCATTTAAATACAGAATACATCTGGCACTAGATATAAACAGGGAAGAACATTCATGCATATAGGAAATCCAAATACTCACTCTGTCAATGAAGCACTGCAGAAACCATTTGGTGGTGTAAATCCCTGTTGTCATCTGCTCCTTGTCCTGTGGGGCAAGAATTATAATGAGGAATAGTCTCTATGGGAAGTCATGGACTCGCAGTAACATTCTGAACACGTGGCCTTTTGCAACATAAATTAATTCATCAAATGATGAGAAATGACCCGAATAAATCCGCTGCAGCCCCATGACCTACTAAGCAATCAATCATTAGCCCCACGTCTCTCGCGCGGACAGAAAGCATGAGTCGTACAGATGCGCTTTAACTTACCAGGTGTTTCTTCAGCTTTGGCAGCATTTTGGAGAGGATGAGCTCATGGTGGGCCTGGAAACGGTGCAGCTTGGGAAATCCCGGGATGAAGAACCCTAgcgtggtgaaaaaaaaaactaaatcagcAGGCCATAAATGGTGTGTGGTAATAGTGGAGacataatatttataaatgaaaacGTATTTCCCCTCTTGCAGGACGTGATCAAGGGcactgagacaacatgacaagATCTGTAATATCTCTATCTAAAGATCTTGCTGGCAGCAAGTAAGAAGACCATTACAAAATACTGGCTTCAGAAAACTGTCCAACTGCTGACCTCTTTGTCAATATTGTTAAACATCTACATCTTCTAGAATAGATGAGCTACTTCATACGACTCTAAAAAGAATTGGGAAAAAAACGGTGGGAAAAATGATCAATGAAAACATTTACTTAGCGAATGGGACAGATATTTCAtaattactgtactgtatgcaatatttaaataataattaaattgttttatttttaaatttgacttCATTTACTGATCATCCCATGACatcaaatttgttttttgttttttttttacctgttacTTTTTGCTCAGTGTTGTTGTAATGTCAAAAATtgtcataaataaaaagtttccaaaaaaaaaaaaaagatctgaaatatcCTTTGATCATGTGGAAAATGTTGTAAATTTGCTTTCTCTAACATAAAGGCTGTGGTTTTATGTACAGCATTCCTATGGGGCCAATATGGTAGCAGCAATATtatatgaaaatgtgtgtggAGAGTTGTGAAACCAGACAGGCATACATgaagtgtttttaaatatttggatGTTTCACTCATGAATAAAAGTTTTTGAGTACATATTTTCAGATTCTTATTGACTTATGCATATTTAGATATTTGtgtacacattcacaaacatgAGTATGCTTTCACAGATTGCAatacacatctacacacaaaTCTGAGTAAGCACATATGGATTGAATTACAGTTTCACGACtcgcacacacattttcaacGAGAACAGTTATGGTATTTGATGTCTAAACATTAAATCGGCTCTGCTTTTGTTTTCCGTCTGTCTTCAtttcctcctccgtctctcACCGTGCATGGCGTGCTTGCTGTTGGTGAGGAGCTGGGACAGAGCCCAGAAGGCCTCTTCCTCATTCAGGTACATGAGCAGGATGGCAGCGATCTGACTCATCCCCTGGCAGTAGCTCACCTCCTGGGGGAAACACAGGAGCAGAGGCAGGTTCAATTAAAGAGAAAGGGGCAAATGAGAGGAATTATTCATAATTTaatagagcacacacacacacaggccgaGACACGAGAGCACCTGAATGTCTGATGTGGTCTGAAGTCAGACGTGTGTGGATGTACCTCACACGAGGACCTACTGCACACGCAGCTACGCTATTCTAAACACTTTTACCGAAGGTTGTTCAAATATTTACTGTAACCCAACATCTATTCTCAGTAATGTCATGTCTTCAACTTGAATTAGCGCCAATTTGACTCCACGATGATCCGATGATTTACGCTAAACACATCGCCCCTTGGCAAGCGCACATACACAAAACCGGACACACACTTGGTATTTGTCCATATTAAGGCCGATTTATGGTGCAGCCAGAAATGGACACTCTGAAGTATCCTTTCAaggaaatacagtaaatataaatcAGGGTTACACGGAAGTTAAACTACACATTCTCCACATTCTTCTCTATCATCACACAGGCAaaaaggacaaacacacacatacccccCCTCTTTCTATCTCGCTCTCTCCTACTGACCCAGTTTCTTCTGAGCAGTGTGTGAAGTGGGGGAAAAAGGGAACAGCACATGCCCATTTCCTTTGGCTCAAATTCCTCTAACGCACTACAGAGCCCAATCAGAAAAGCAGATttggactgtgtttgtgtgtgggaaggtgtaatgtactgtacacaAGGCTGTCTTTGAATGGCAATGTTTCCATCCATACCAGACGGCAGAGATCTGTGCTTATGTGAGAATTAATATATACGGGTTAATCCAAATGCAAATGTTGAGATTAcgatttttagcttgtaatgggctcagttttacagctagcGTGATGATACAGacatcatatgaagctagaaaacctaaggaatccatgtcatactagcttgtcgcgaaggaggctaaataacgctccaaacatatggtacattttggagaggaaaaacgggcatggccattttcccttgacctctgacctcaagatatgtgaatgtaaatgggttctattggtacccacgagtctcccctttacagacatgcccactttatgatgatcacatgcagtttggggcaagtcatagtcaagtcagcacactgacacactgacagctgttgttgcctgttgggcttgagtttgccattttattatttgagcatatgttttttatgctaaatgcagtacctgtgagggcttctggacaatatttgtcaatgttttgtgttgttaattgatttccagtaataaatatatacatacatttgcataaagcaagcatattttcccactcccatgttgataagagtattaaatacttgataaatctccctttaaggtacattttgaacagataaaaaatgtgtgattaatcgcaattaactatggacaatcatgcgattaatcacgattaaatattcgaatcgattgacagcccgtAGTTGAAACACACATGTGTTTACTCTATTTTAGTAAATACGTGTTGACGCAGAGAATTCTTACTTAGTTGTAAAAGTCCGATTTGACACCACAGAGAAACTCTGGCTTGTGGTAGAGAAACTACAGAGGGACTTTTAAAGTAGATGCAAGGAATCATCATTGTGTCTGACCTCAGCATCCacaactgcatttcaaacacattattataaaGCAAGGGCTGTTAAGATTATAAATGTATGttgttaattaaacaaaaaaggcCTGGTTTGGCCTGTCATGACAATGTAGTTAGTACTTGAGGTGTAacaaaatgttatgtttgtAATTTTTTGGGGGGATAAATCAAGATAACCAGGCTCATTTGCACTGTTTCCTCGCCCGTTAAATGATACACAATGTCAAAGGGGAACTCGGTCTAACGATGTGAGTGCTGACTATGCATGTGGGTTCACTGGTGGTCTGACTGTTACACTGCGTTGCTGTACATTCAGGCAGCACCACCACGCTCATAAATAAAAGATCTCACCCCAAGGCTCTAAAACAAGAATGAGAACAGATGGGTTTAGAGTGCTCGGCCTGTTCTTCGCTGTATGGAAACTAACGCACTTGATGACTGTTAAACCAATGACGTGCTGCACAGCCAATTTAGACTCCTCTATATTACATAACACACACCTAGGTAtgcacacatttaaacacatacaCTTACCGTGTTGTAGACAGAGTAAGCTGCTAGTACGTGAAACAGTGCCTGCTGCCTAGAGAGGGAACAGAGAAACCGCCAGTTAAAATGAGGATGTGGTTCCTTAGCAACAATCGAACAAGCTGAAACAGTGTGTCGGAGTTTATTCCATGAAAATCCCCGGAGGCCACATGAGTAATGATTTCTCAACCACCTCATCCCGAAATTAACTCCATTAATCAGCACAGACAGACTTAAAACAGCTGCAAATATTTCTGGGGAGGCTGAGAAAACCACGGCTGCATCTTATCATCCTGGCAGTGTTTTGtataaatctgtgtgtgtgtgtgtgtgtgtgtgtgtgtgtgtgtgtgtgtgtgtgtgtgtttgtgtggatagTCTGTCCCTCTACCCAGTGGTCCTACGCCTGAGCTATCCAGCTGTGCTTTTAAGTATTAATGAAGGGCGTGTGTGAAAGCATTTCTGTGATCTATTAGTGATGGAGTGACagaaaaaatctaatttttcagaatttatgtttttagggatcaataaaagtaaaacgattttcatcatatttttcCAACGTGTGCAGCTTCTATCCGACCACAGGGCTGCGTGCCGCGTGCCTGATTACATCTGGAGTCCCAACTGTTTCAGACAGTGAACACAAGGCagctattgtgtgtgtgagtgtgaatgtgtatttgaGCGGAGAAGAGGCATTAACGAATATAATGTAGGCAGGAGAGGATGTCTCCCCTCCAGGCCTCTATAGTAAATACATGTCTTATAGACAGAGACCGGAAAAGCAGCTTGAAATAGCTGTCAGTGTCTCGGTGTGAGTGAGACAGCTGTTGACCTGCAGGGAAGGAGTGGGCAGCCAAGCAGGATGGAGCGGTGTTTTGGTCTGTTTGGACTCGGTGGCTTTGTATTGAAGGGGAAGTACGTTACAAAGAGCGAAGAGGAGAGCTCTCTGTCGCACTCCTTGTCAGAATTAAACTGACAAGGACAAACTAGTAGCTTCCAGATGTTCAAACTCACAGCTATCCCACAACTGTGTTCTGAAGCTCATTTAACGTAAATTTAATCTATAATTTGAACGTATCAGCATTATATTGACATATGCAGTGTTATTCTGTACATGTACATATGATGTCGGTGAACATTTCTGTATGAATGTCATTTCCTGTGGGGCTTCGTGCACTGACAGGAAGGCTAAtaaaacacagaggaggaaaccACCGATTTggttttgggtgtgtgtgtgtgtgtgtgtgtttaagtccGAGGTCACACTCTGCATTGACTTAGCAAGGGCAAACCTGAATATGTGAGGtggcaaagaaaataaaaacaagaactttGGACACACTCATACGGACACAAACGGGGCTTTTACTGTCTAAAGGTCAGAAAAGTAGTCATATGATCCAGAGGAACATTAGCAGTGTGTTTGCTTAAATAAACGCTTAGAATAGGTACAAACTACTTCTGATGTGACTAGATAAACTGAAATACAAGCCGTTCCACGCAGCTTTAAGAACTCACTTGACTCCAAAGCGGTCCATGAACATGATGTGGTTCCTGAAGGTTCTGTTGACGTCCAAGTCGATCTGTTTGATCTCTGTGGAGAAGCTACGAGCCTGCAGCTTCATTCtctggaggagagaaaagggaCAAATCGTGTTATAAAAGCTAGGCGAC encodes the following:
- the si:dkeyp-19e1.3 gene encoding USP6 N-terminal-like protein → MKKDIETLIAEERAEIISKYDKGRQEGVKIDPWEDADYNLYKVTDRFGFLHEEALPTPSALEEKQKHLEIERVEKWLKMVKKWDKYRNSEKLVKRVYKGIPLQLRGQAWALLLDIDKVKEENNGKYERMKLQARSFSTEIKQIDLDVNRTFRNHIMFMDRFGVKQQALFHVLAAYSVYNTEVSYCQGMSQIAAILLMYLNEEEAFWALSQLLTNSKHAMHGFFIPGFPKLHRFQAHHELILSKMLPKLKKHLDKEQMTTGIYTTKWFLQCFIDRTPFTLTLRLWDIYIMEGEKMLTAMAYTTLKLHKKRLQKFPLEDLREFLQEQVAVSFFLPDDVVAEQLQASMSELRSKKLDQPPPAKSEELPKTPLGLERPVLLLPLQPESPLEVKINLQPHSQPDTEAQQTDSITLHQTPSPAEPQDSRTPPLPSPDPVVVHTQGTPSPLRPSRAPPLPPKAEKPCAEDGLDRDVKESLPEVNQTEEKPESKEEPVDWPPPYEPPPLEALAVQTEEEIMDLPDLPPPPLFYTETQRRSPSPRSASPLVTQMKLTPKPCPKPPMSLAPTQKKPPPPSKPSPPPRVSSTSSSSSSSSFSPRLPPQKPTKFPVSLYVPVNAGDRRPSNTSQYDNLSEADEDDRHLERLLGSTPEETPSMHGIPPHATVRDYDPALYPVPPPPVFIPPSPSPTPPSLCALPSLPQEPEYEVEDSWVEDSIIPPPPASFADRLSTFQCGAASCSDTHRATSPGYSKPFSRGPRHHSAFPAPLLYTGSPPGHSRPSGQSAVGVPLVRSSPDFCRMPPGGQQLPKSVTF